The Acipenser ruthenus unplaced genomic scaffold, fAciRut3.2 maternal haplotype, whole genome shotgun sequence genome includes a region encoding these proteins:
- the LOC131728258 gene encoding gamma-aminobutyric acid receptor subunit gamma-2-like codes for SLQKEDDDYEDFSSNKTWVLTPKVYESDVTHILNSLLDGYDNKLRPDIGVKPTIIHTDMYVNSIGPVNAINMEYTIDIFFAQTWYDRRLKFNSTMKVLRLNSNMVGKIWIPDTFFRNSKKADAHWITTPNRMLRIWNDGKILYTLRLTIDAECQLKLNNFPMDEHSCPLEFSSYGYPREEIIYQWKRHSVEIGDTRSWRLYQFSFVGLRNTTEVVKTTSGKANLKASHSQQSNLHSGPK; via the exons CTCTCTACAAAAAGAAGATGATGACTATGAAGATTTCTCATCAAACAAAACCTGGGTGTTGACTCCAAAGGTTTATGAGAGTGATGTCACTCACATTTTAAATAGCTTGCTGGATGGATATGACAACAAGCTGAGACCAGATATAGGAG tCAAACCAACTATCATTCACACAGACATGTATGTGAATAGCATTGGTCCTGTGAATGCTATAAATATG GAATATACAATTGATATATTTTTTGCACAAACCTGGTATGATAGACGTTTGAAATTCAATAGCACGATGAAGGTGCTCAGGCTTAACAGTAACATGGTGGGCAAAATTTGGATCCCTGACACCTTCTTTCGGAACTCAAAAAAGGCAGATGCTCATTGGATAACAACACCCAATCGAATGCTTAGGATCTGGAACGATGGGAAGATACTGTATACACTAAG gTTAACTATTGATGCTGAGTGCCAGTTAAAACTGAACAATTTCCCCATGGATGAGCATTCCTGTCCTCTGGAGTTCTCAAGCT ATGGCTATCCAAGAGAAGAGATTATCTACCAGTGGAAGAGGCACTCTGTTGAGATTGGAGACACTCGATCATGGAGGCTTTACCAATTCTCCTTTGTTGGCCTGAGAAATACAACTGAGGTTGTGAAGACAACATCAGGTAAAGCGAACCTTAAAGCGTCACATTCACAGCAAAGCAATCTGCATTCCGGTCCTAAATGA